The genome window AATAAAGCCGCAGGGCGGAGGTAAGCCAAGCGGTAAAATATTAGAACAAATTAATAAAGATTTCGGTAGTTTTGAAGGATTTTGCGAACAGTTTAAGCAAGAGGCCGTAGGGCAGTTCGGTAGCGGCTGGGCATGGCTTGTATATCACGATAATAGGCTACAAATTATAAAAACCGCTAATGCCGGTACGCCTATAGCAAACGGTATGAAGCCGCTTCTTGCATGTGATGTATGGGAACATGCTTATTATATTGATTATCGTAACAAACGACCTGATTATGTTGACATATTTATTAAGCATATGATTAACTGGAAGTTTGTAGAAGATAACTTAATAAAATAAAACTATGGCTGATATAAAGGTAAGAAAACATCCTATTATTAATAATCTGAAGCAAGAGTCAAAAACTCCTTTAGTTAATGAGCAATCTGATACACCAGAGGAGTTAGAAGACCTAAAAAAAATTCAAAAGTCTTCTAGCAATCAAACAAAAACATTGCAGGAGTTAGAACAAGCACAGAAAGCTCCTATTAAATATATAGCTTTTAGTGGAGGGGGAGCTAAGGGAGCAATATATTCCGGAGCTTATGAAGCAGCTAAAAAAGCCGGTATTTTAGATAATGTCAAGGCGGTAGCCGGTTCTTCCGCCGGTGCTATAACTGCAGCAGTGGTAGCTCTTGGAACACCGTCTGAGCGATTTGAAGAAATTTCTAAAAATACAAATTTACAAACTTTGCTTGGAAAAAAAGGATTTTCTGCGGGTATAGTACAGTTAAATAAAGATGGTAAACCTTTATATGATTTATTAGAACTTGTTATTAAAGAAAATATAGGAAATTTTTTACAAAGATCAGATATAGTAAATGTTAAAGGTGATGAAGCTCTTGATGAATTAAGAGAAAGATACCAAGAAAACGGTAAGATATATTTTAAAGATATAGCGTTACTGCGAAAATACGATCCAGTGCAGTATAAGGATTTAGTAATTACGGCAACTCAGCAAGAGACAAGCGAACTAACTATTTTCAATAGCTTTGATACGCCAAATATTGAAATTGCTTTAGCTTGCCGTGCTTCTGCATCTATTCCGCTTGTTTTTGAGCCGGTAGAAATTGATGGTAAAAAATATGTTGACGGCGGATATAGAGATAATATACCGACAAAATATTTTAAAGGCAATGAACCGGAATTTGATATAAAAGAAGTAACTGATAATATGGAAGAAATTACCTTAGCTAAAAAGCAAGGTAGAACTCTAGCTATGGCTTTTGGCACGGGTATGGAAGCTGATGCAAATATTGCTATATATAGTGCAAAAAAATTTGAAAGCCCAAGTGATATCGTAAAGTTTTTAGCTGATGTATTATTTAAGACTCTTGCAAAAGTAGGAGGAAAATTTAAATATACCGAAACTCTAAGAGAAACTAATGAGCAGTTACGTGAAAATGCTTTAAACACTGTTGTTTTAGATACTGCCGGAATAGATACTTTGGATTTCAAAGATGCACAAAAATATTCTGATTATTTGCATATTAAAGGATATTGTCAAACTAGAGAACATTTGAATAATCATGACCTTGGCAAAGAAGCAGATAAAACATTTGACCATCAAAAATTTCTACTAAATGTTTATGAAGTTTATGATAATAAAAATCTACATAAAACATTTGGAACTAAATTATTAGAAATGTTTATTCCGTCAAAAGAAAATAATACTTCTAAATGGCAAGAAGGAGTTATTGAAAATCATGATGATAAAGCAAAAATGTTATTATCATTTTGTAAAACCGGAGCATTAAACGAAAAAGAATTAAATGAAAAGCTTAAAGAATATGTAATTATTGCTGCAACTAGTCGTAATAATACATTAAAAACCGATACAAACTCATTGAAAGCTTTGCTGTATACCTTAAACGATCCTGCTGCTTCAAGTAAAATAAAAGATAGTTTCATTGAGGTACTTGGAATAGACAAAAATAAAGATGTACGATTTGATAAAACTAAAACCTTTGATGAAAATATTGCTAAGTTTAAATTTACTAAACAAGATTTAGAAAGCTTTATAACTAAAAGTAAAAGCGAAGCACCAAAAATTCAAAGCAAACATAGTGTAGCCAGAAGTCATGCAAGTAGGGGGTGAATTAGGTGGTGTTATATGGTTCTATGTCATTCCCGCAAAGGCGGGAATCCAGTAAAACCTACAAAAAACTTGTTTTTTTAGGTTTATTTTTTCAATATTAAATGATTTTTTTGGATTCCTGCTTTCGCAGGAATGACATCAGTTTCAACAACATTAATCCTAAAAATGAATATCGGTAAATTTAAACTAATTGTTTTTGATGAAATAGACAGTACAAGCTCTGAGGCTATGAGAACTGCTAAAAGCGGACTAATTGATTCAAACTATGCAGTACTTGCTAAATCTCAAACCAAAGCACGAGGAAGAAGCGG of Rickettsia tillamookensis contains these proteins:
- a CDS encoding patatin-like phospholipase family protein gives rise to the protein MADIKVRKHPIINNLKQESKTPLVNEQSDTPEELEDLKKIQKSSSNQTKTLQELEQAQKAPIKYIAFSGGGAKGAIYSGAYEAAKKAGILDNVKAVAGSSAGAITAAVVALGTPSERFEEISKNTNLQTLLGKKGFSAGIVQLNKDGKPLYDLLELVIKENIGNFLQRSDIVNVKGDEALDELRERYQENGKIYFKDIALLRKYDPVQYKDLVITATQQETSELTIFNSFDTPNIEIALACRASASIPLVFEPVEIDGKKYVDGGYRDNIPTKYFKGNEPEFDIKEVTDNMEEITLAKKQGRTLAMAFGTGMEADANIAIYSAKKFESPSDIVKFLADVLFKTLAKVGGKFKYTETLRETNEQLRENALNTVVLDTAGIDTLDFKDAQKYSDYLHIKGYCQTREHLNNHDLGKEADKTFDHQKFLLNVYEVYDNKNLHKTFGTKLLEMFIPSKENNTSKWQEGVIENHDDKAKMLLSFCKTGALNEKELNEKLKEYVIIAATSRNNTLKTDTNSLKALLYTLNDPAASSKIKDSFIEVLGIDKNKDVRFDKTKTFDENIAKFKFTKQDLESFITKSKSEAPKIQSKHSVARSHASRG
- a CDS encoding superoxide dismutase; translated protein: MTYCNKSNQTSYPFILPDLPYDKESFKPHFTPETFDYHHGKHHNAYVQNLNNLLKDKEELQKKDLEEIIEWSSQNSNAAIFNNAAQIWNHSFFLHSIKPQGGGKPSGKILEQINKDFGSFEGFCEQFKQEAVGQFGSGWAWLVYHDNRLQIIKTANAGTPIANGMKPLLACDVWEHAYYIDYRNKRPDYVDIFIKHMINWKFVEDNLIK